From Ignavibacterium sp.:
GGCAAAACAAATCTTGCCATATTCAGCTCTGTAATTCACGTTGGTGCAAATCCACCGCTGATTGGAATGCTGGTTCGTCCTGCATCTGTACCTCGCCACACTTATGAAAACATTAAAGACGCCGGTTACTTTACAATAAATCATATCAACAAAGAAATTTATAAACAAGCACATCAAACATCCGCAAGATATGATAAAGATGTTTCTGAATTTGATGAATGCGGATTGACACCTGAATTCGCAAATACAATCAAAGCCCCTTATGTAAAAGAGTCGAATATAAAAATTGGCTGCCGTTTTGTCGAAGAACATTTAATAAAAACTAACGACACAATTTTTATAGTTGGAGAAATACTTGAAGTAATTATACCGGATGATGTGCTAACCAATGATGGATATGTTGATATTGAAAAAGCCGGAACAATAGCAATCAGTGCACTGGACAGTTACCACGAGACAAAACGAATAGCAAGACTCACTTATGCCAAACCAAGAACTAAAGTGAAGGAATTGTGAAGAGAAAAATTTTATTGTGCATAGTAGATAATTGAGTTAACGTTTTGACACTTGGTGCAGTGGCGGGTTTCCCTGCCTGCCGGCAGGCACTTGTTCAATTAACCACGTCATCCGCCATTGAGCCAAACGCCTGTTGGCGGGTCGTTGTTTATTTACCTTGTTCTCCAAACCTTTCAATTTTGTTAATCCACTTCTGTCTATAGATTTCTTTAGAAAGTCGAATAGGTCCAATATTCGTAACTCTTACAGGGTTAATTCCGCAAAACTGCAAAGTCAATTTTTTAACTGCATTATTACTTGGTTTTCCATAAACAAGCCAATAATACCACGCAGGTTGGTCAAGAGTCGAAATAATTCTTGCGGATTTGTTTTTTAGTAATTTGTCCCACCAAACAGATTTTCCTCGTTTTTGAAAAGCAAATCCGGGTAAGAATACTCTATCAAAAAAACCTTTCATAATTGCAGGAATTGAACCCCACCAAACCGGATAAATTAGCACTAAATGGTCTGCCCATTTTATTTTTTCTTGTGCATCTAATAAGTCGGGTTCAAGTTCTGTTCGTTTTCGATACCCAAATTGTAGATTAGGATTAAAATTCAAATCCCTGATGATAATTTCCTTTACTTCATGACCTCTGGATAAGGCTCCTTTTTTGTAGGCTTCAGCAAGTCCAAAATTGAAACTTTCTTTGTCTGGATGACCGTTAATTATCAGTATTTTTATCATTTTTTTATTGTTTTATCATTATGCAGTTTGATTGGTTTTTAAAAGCAAAAAAGTATTTTTATTAACCGATAACTTTAATCCATTTCTTTTTTTGTAAAGTATTGTCAAGATAATTACCAGGCCAACTGTTAAAAACCGAAAAACATTTGAATAAATTCCACCCAGAGCATTGTCGCTCACGGAAAATATTTCCCATGCTAAATTCATTAACATATGCAGGAAAATGGGAATCCAAATGTTAAAATTCCATTCAGCATATACCCAAGCAAATAAGATACCGCCCAAAAAGGTGATCAAGAATATACCCGTCAACTCAATGAAGTCATTACTTTGATACAAATGTAAAAAGCCAAAGTAAAGTGCTCCGAATAGAACCGAAAGAATAAATCCAAGTTTTGAATGTCTGAAAGGCAGTCCGAATAGGAAACCTCTGAAATATAGTTCTTCGAAAAAGCCGGCAGAAACAACTCCTATTAAAATTGCATCCGGTTTTATGCTTGGATTGAATTCAAAAATCGCACTAAAACCAATATACATTGGTAAAGTACAGATTAGGGCAAATAAAAATCCTTTGAATATAGACTTATCAAGCCCTAAATTTTGAAAAAAATCCGATCTTTTCCCAATCAATAAAGTGCCAATAAAAAATGGGATTCCTGTAATCAGATAAGTTAATATATGACTAATTCCGAGTTGATTTGTTTGTTCAAACAACCATTTTCTGATGATTTTGAAAAACATTTCATCAAAAACAAAATAAAACCCGAATGATATTACAACAATAGATAATACTTTAACTGATTTTTTCATTTCCGTTTATCAAGTTAAACCCACTTGTAAGCATAGCGTATAATAATACAAAGCAAAACAACTTCTACGGCTGCTGCAAAATACATATGCCACCAAGCTTCTCCTGCCAAATTGAAGAGCATGTAAGGAATAAGAATGATAGCCACAATAATATTTGTTATGCGATTTATTTTAGCGGGTAATACTAATGATAGAAAAATCATTAATATCGGAATAGTGGCTAAAAAAAGT
This genomic window contains:
- a CDS encoding flavin reductase family protein, with the translated sequence MKITNENILQFEKLFRTNFVNSLSGFKSANLIGTISKKGKTNLAIFSSVIHVGANPPLIGMLVRPASVPRHTYENIKDAGYFTINHINKEIYKQAHQTSARYDKDVSEFDECGLTPEFANTIKAPYVKESNIKIGCRFVEEHLIKTNDTIFIVGEILEVIIPDDVLTNDGYVDIEKAGTIAISALDSYHETKRIARLTYAKPRTKVKEL
- a CDS encoding CPBP family intramembrane glutamic endopeptidase encodes the protein MFEQTNQLGISHILTYLITGIPFFIGTLLIGKRSDFFQNLGLDKSIFKGFLFALICTLPMYIGFSAIFEFNPSIKPDAILIGVVSAGFFEELYFRGFLFGLPFRHSKLGFILSVLFGALYFGFLHLYQSNDFIELTGIFLITFLGGILFAWVYAEWNFNIWIPIFLHMLMNLAWEIFSVSDNALGGIYSNVFRFLTVGLVIILTILYKKRNGLKLSVNKNTFLLLKTNQTA
- a CDS encoding NAD(P)H-dependent oxidoreductase: MIKILIINGHPDKESFNFGLAEAYKKGALSRGHEVKEIIIRDLNFNPNLQFGYRKRTELEPDLLDAQEKIKWADHLVLIYPVWWGSIPAIMKGFFDRVFLPGFAFQKRGKSVWWDKLLKNKSARIISTLDQPAWYYWLVYGKPSNNAVKKLTLQFCGINPVRVTNIGPIRLSKEIYRQKWINKIERFGEQGK
- a CDS encoding DUF6326 family protein; the protein is MNTQMHLEDNQVNVRLKLASLWVSFMFLYIYVDYFALYMPNKIDDITKGKVFVFDITEGFIFTALFLATIPILMIFLSLVLPAKINRITNIIVAIILIPYMLFNLAGEAWWHMYFAAAVEVVLLCIIIRYAYKWV